Proteins encoded within one genomic window of Spirochaeta cellobiosiphila DSM 17781:
- a CDS encoding ABC transporter permease, whose protein sequence is MLWKTIVILYERWDFFSQLLIEHLRICALAILFASLLGLFLGIIITEYQKLYRIVTSISNVVYTIPSISMLGFLLPFTGIGDTTAIIALSLYGLLPIVGNTATGIRNIDPKIIEAAKGMGSSRWNILVHIKLPLALPVIMTGLRTMVVMTIALAGIASFIGAGGLGVAIYRGITTNNMAVTLGGSLLIALMAILMDLILHLLQSRIPWKEQ, encoded by the coding sequence TTGCTTTGGAAGACCATAGTAATACTATATGAGCGCTGGGATTTCTTCAGTCAACTACTAATCGAACATCTTAGAATTTGTGCCTTGGCTATTTTATTTGCCTCTCTCCTAGGTTTATTCCTGGGTATCATCATCACAGAATATCAAAAGTTATATAGAATCGTGACAAGCATATCTAATGTAGTCTATACGATTCCATCCATATCCATGCTAGGATTTCTCCTCCCTTTTACAGGCATCGGGGATACAACGGCCATTATAGCCCTGTCCTTGTACGGCTTACTTCCTATAGTGGGCAACACAGCTACGGGAATTCGTAATATAGATCCCAAAATAATAGAAGCAGCCAAAGGAATGGGTAGCTCCCGCTGGAATATTCTTGTCCACATCAAGCTTCCCCTAGCCCTCCCTGTCATCATGACTGGCTTGCGCACTATGGTTGTAATGACTATTGCTTTAGCAGGTATAGCCTCCTTCATTGGTGCGGGAGGATTGGGAGTGGCCATATATAGAGGGATTACAACGAATAACATGGCCGTTACCTTAGGAGGAAGTCTACTCATAGCTCTCATGGCCATACTTATGGACCTTATCCTTCACCTATTACAATCACGCATTCCCTGGAAAGAACAATGA
- a CDS encoding TlpA family protein disulfide reductase gives MKMFTIVLLGLLLASTNLFAGGQKDDSMMMSEDEHMEADHADSMMMMSSDMSEMTGLIDPYPDFMDLEGAQLMAQSEPTVLFFYATWCPTCQEAKKELQSRVDDLKGINLLIVDYDNSDDLQKMYGVTYQHTFVQIDSEGKAIKKWNGGSVDKILEMM, from the coding sequence ATGAAAATGTTTACAATTGTATTATTAGGATTACTGTTAGCTTCTACAAACCTATTTGCCGGGGGACAGAAGGACGATTCTATGATGATGTCAGAAGACGAACACATGGAAGCAGATCATGCTGATTCCATGATGATGATGTCCTCTGACATGTCAGAAATGACAGGTCTGATTGATCCCTATCCCGATTTTATGGATTTGGAAGGAGCCCAGCTAATGGCACAATCCGAACCAACAGTACTCTTCTTCTATGCCACGTGGTGTCCTACTTGTCAAGAAGCTAAGAAAGAGCTTCAAAGCCGAGTTGATGACCTAAAAGGGATCAACCTACTCATAGTAGATTATGATAACTCTGATGATCTTCAAAAGATGTACGGAGTCACTTACCAACATACCTTTGTACAAATAGACTCAGAAGGCAAAGCCATAAAGAAATGGAATGGCGGTTCTGTAGATAAAATATTGGAGATGATGTAA
- a CDS encoding sensor histidine kinase, whose product MILKTFYGRLSILFLLMILAFGGISLLIAFQSSKHLFDEVEQLLNREYAADIANELQPLVQGGFSQDGIKEAIHYMMVLNPMVEIYLLDGSGAILAYFTHPHDQLLHTRIDIQPVIDFINANGLVPLLGQDPRSENRNKPFSAAELRMGSDLGYVYVILRGQGYDRSLAMVSNNYYLRSGIITFLIALLATAIVGLSLFFIITRRITHLGTSVRMFEKGNYHHRIPVTGNDDIGRLEQTFNDMAQSIKSAWEAKEDAEKQRSDLIANISHDLRSPLTSIRGYLETILMKESSLSQKESQEYLHTIMKNVTSLQSLVQELFDLAKLEAKQISLHKETINLAELIQDVILKEKPQSDLKKISINYQPPQGDSSLEGDLPLLERVITNILENAILHTPEEGHIEISIATEDNKRIISLLDSGSGIAEEDLPHIFERFYRADKSRNRSLPGTGLGLSIAKEIVLLHEGTIQASKGPEKGALFTISFNV is encoded by the coding sequence ATGATATTAAAAACTTTCTATGGACGACTATCCATACTATTTTTGCTCATGATACTGGCCTTTGGAGGCATTAGTTTATTAATAGCCTTCCAATCATCAAAACATTTATTTGATGAAGTAGAGCAACTTCTTAACAGGGAATATGCGGCGGATATAGCCAATGAATTACAACCCCTGGTTCAAGGGGGATTCTCTCAGGACGGCATCAAAGAAGCCATTCACTATATGATGGTTCTTAATCCCATGGTGGAAATCTACCTATTAGATGGATCAGGAGCTATATTGGCCTATTTTACTCATCCTCATGATCAACTCCTCCATACCCGGATCGATATACAGCCCGTCATCGATTTTATTAATGCAAATGGGCTAGTCCCCCTCCTGGGGCAAGACCCTCGAAGTGAAAACAGGAATAAACCCTTCTCCGCTGCGGAATTGCGGATGGGGTCAGACTTGGGCTATGTCTATGTCATCCTCAGAGGTCAGGGTTATGATAGATCTTTAGCTATGGTTAGCAATAACTACTACCTCAGATCAGGCATTATAACCTTCCTGATAGCCCTCTTGGCAACAGCCATTGTAGGACTGTCTCTTTTCTTCATTATTACAAGACGCATCACCCATCTCGGAACCAGTGTACGGATGTTTGAGAAAGGGAATTACCATCATCGTATCCCTGTCACAGGGAATGATGATATAGGTCGCTTAGAACAGACATTCAATGATATGGCACAATCTATCAAATCAGCTTGGGAAGCAAAGGAAGATGCGGAAAAGCAGCGTTCAGATTTAATCGCCAATATATCCCATGATCTACGTAGTCCTTTGACCTCCATACGTGGTTATTTAGAAACGATACTCATGAAAGAATCCTCCCTATCCCAAAAAGAGAGCCAGGAATATCTTCATACGATCATGAAAAACGTTACCAGTCTCCAATCTCTCGTCCAAGAATTATTCGATTTAGCCAAACTGGAAGCCAAACAAATCTCCCTGCATAAGGAGACTATCAATCTGGCCGAACTCATTCAGGATGTCATACTCAAGGAAAAACCCCAAAGTGATCTCAAAAAGATAAGCATTAACTACCAACCGCCCCAAGGAGATTCCAGTCTGGAAGGTGATCTCCCACTCCTGGAAAGGGTAATCACAAACATCCTTGAAAACGCTATTCTCCACACACCAGAAGAGGGACACATAGAAATATCCATCGCAACAGAAGACAACAAACGGATCATTTCCCTCCTCGACTCTGGCTCTGGTATTGCAGAAGAAGATCTTCCCCATATCTTTGAAAGGTTCTACAGGGCGGACAAAAGCCGCAACCGTTCCCTTCCAGGGACAGGTTTAGGTCTTTCTATCGCAAAAGAAATCGTTCTTCTTCACGAAGGAACGATCCAAGCCTCTAAAGGACCAGAGAAAGGAGCCCTCTTTACTATCTCCTTTAATGTTTAA
- a CDS encoding ABC transporter ATP-binding protein, whose product MTNTTAIELKHINKSYGDVPVLRDFNLEIQKGDLVTAIGSSGCGKTTVLKLMNGLLSPDSGQVLIEGQDIARIEQDDLRQHMGYVIQGIGLFPHMKIKDNLAYVLKLQKRDHPFIKQRIRELLDLVHLSEDLLHRYPHELSGGQRQRVGLGRALAAKPEIILMDEPLGAVDEITKHELQTEILNIHQATRTTIFFITHDIQEALTLGSKLMVMKDGTIHQYDEPEYIVKNPSTDFTAKLIGQAYGQ is encoded by the coding sequence ATGACAAACACCACAGCTATAGAACTAAAACACATCAATAAAAGCTATGGGGACGTCCCAGTACTAAGAGATTTTAATCTGGAAATTCAAAAGGGTGACTTGGTGACAGCCATTGGAAGTTCTGGATGTGGAAAAACAACAGTACTCAAGCTCATGAACGGCTTACTCTCACCTGATTCAGGACAGGTACTGATAGAAGGACAGGACATTGCCCGAATAGAGCAGGATGATTTAAGACAGCATATGGGATATGTCATACAGGGAATAGGATTATTCCCTCATATGAAAATCAAAGACAACCTGGCCTATGTCCTAAAACTTCAAAAAAGAGATCATCCTTTCATCAAGCAGAGAATTAGGGAACTATTAGATTTAGTCCATTTATCTGAGGACCTACTTCATCGTTATCCCCATGAGTTATCAGGAGGGCAGCGACAGAGAGTCGGTTTAGGGAGGGCTTTAGCGGCCAAGCCGGAGATTATTCTCATGGACGAACCCTTAGGGGCGGTTGATGAGATAACCAAACATGAATTACAGACAGAAATCCTTAACATCCATCAAGCAACGAGGACAACCATTTTTTTTATCACCCATGACATACAGGAAGCCCTTACTTTAGGTTCTAAACTTATGGTGATGAAAGACGGAACCATTCATCAATATGACGAACCAGAATATATAGTTAAGAATCCTTCAACAGATTTTACAGCAAAACTCATTGGACAAGCCTATGGACAATAA
- a CDS encoding response regulator transcription factor: MDNKTIHVLIIEDDREISQLIGLHIKDLGYKAEYAYDGNTGLTKALSGQYDLVILDIMLPQKDGLSLCKELRSQNNNVPLLMLTAKAEEIDRVLGLELGADDYLTKPFSIRELIARIKALLRRSHIQQPPLTENELVLGELVINEGKRRATLKGNILDLTAKEFELLTLFSKNPGRAYSRRDLLNIIWGYDFDGYEHTVNTHINRLRNKIESDLNHPRYLITVWGVGYRFAEERELK; the protein is encoded by the coding sequence ATGGACAATAAAACAATCCATGTCCTTATAATAGAAGATGATAGAGAGATATCCCAACTCATAGGCTTGCATATAAAAGACCTGGGTTATAAAGCAGAATATGCCTATGATGGAAACACAGGCTTAACGAAAGCATTGAGTGGGCAATATGATCTGGTCATATTAGACATAATGCTACCTCAGAAAGACGGACTCAGTCTCTGTAAAGAATTAAGAAGTCAAAATAATAATGTCCCCCTTCTTATGCTGACAGCTAAAGCGGAGGAAATAGATAGAGTTCTCGGACTGGAATTGGGAGCCGACGATTATCTTACCAAACCCTTTAGTATACGAGAACTCATTGCCCGGATAAAAGCACTCCTGCGACGCTCTCATATACAGCAGCCTCCCCTGACCGAGAATGAATTGGTTCTGGGAGAGCTCGTTATCAATGAAGGAAAAAGGAGGGCGACCTTAAAAGGGAACATTCTCGATTTAACAGCAAAAGAATTTGAACTCCTCACCCTTTTTAGCAAAAACCCCGGGAGAGCCTATAGCCGAAGAGACCTCCTTAATATTATTTGGGGATATGACTTCGACGGTTATGAGCATACAGTCAATACCCACATCAATCGGTTAAGAAACAAAATAGAGTCTGACCTAAATCATCCTCGCTACCTTATAACCGTATGGGGTGTAGGCTACCGTTTTGCAGAAGAGAGGGAATTAAAATAA